One genomic window of Desulfuromonas sp. AOP6 includes the following:
- a CDS encoding site-specific integrase: protein MASIRKRGPYQWQVKIRRRGYPLQSKTFETEDDAKKWARLIESEMDRGIFVSQAEAERTTLADALDRYRREITPGKKGGKQENSRINILSKTSLAPRFLATIKGSDIAKYRDERLLERSPITVNNELILLSHLFTVARKEWGLEGLRNPVSDIRKPKQPAGRERRLLPGEEEQLLKSAPVKLRPIIVLALETAMRLGELTELNWNNVDLTRKIAHLTETKNGSARTVPLSSRAILELKAIPRRLDGKVFGYSSNTSSKAFAALVKNLKLEDLRFHDLRHEATSRLFEKGLNPMEVASITGHKTLQMLQRYTHLRAEDLAVKLG, encoded by the coding sequence ATGGCTTCAATCCGCAAAAGAGGTCCCTATCAATGGCAAGTTAAAATCCGCCGTCGGGGATATCCTCTCCAGTCAAAAACATTCGAGACCGAAGATGACGCCAAAAAATGGGCGCGGCTTATTGAAAGCGAAATGGACCGGGGAATATTCGTTTCTCAAGCCGAAGCAGAGCGCACTACCCTTGCCGACGCCCTGGACCGATACCGCAGAGAGATCACCCCGGGCAAAAAAGGCGGAAAGCAGGAGAACAGCAGAATAAACATTCTTTCAAAAACCTCTCTCGCGCCCCGCTTTCTTGCCACCATTAAAGGTTCTGATATTGCCAAATATCGGGACGAAAGACTTCTAGAGCGAAGTCCTATCACGGTTAATAATGAGCTGATTCTTTTATCTCACCTGTTCACTGTTGCCAGAAAAGAATGGGGCTTAGAAGGGCTGAGAAACCCTGTAAGCGATATCCGCAAGCCGAAACAGCCGGCAGGCAGGGAAAGAAGACTGCTGCCTGGCGAGGAAGAACAGTTGCTCAAATCTGCCCCCGTTAAACTTCGCCCGATTATTGTCCTGGCTCTTGAGACCGCTATGCGTCTAGGTGAACTTACTGAATTAAACTGGAACAACGTGGATCTCACCCGGAAGATTGCTCACCTCACGGAGACAAAAAACGGATCCGCACGAACGGTTCCTCTTTCTTCAAGGGCAATTCTTGAATTAAAGGCTATCCCCCGCCGCCTGGACGGGAAAGTTTTCGGCTATTCTTCGAACACATCCAGCAAGGCTTTTGCTGCACTGGTCAAAAACCTAAAGCTGGAAGATCTCCGGTTTCATGATCTGCGCCACGAGGCCACCAGCCGCCTTTTTGAAAAAGGGTTGAATCCGATGGAAGTGGCAAGCATTACTGGGCATAAAACATTGCAGATGCTGCAAAGGTATACCCACCTCCGCGCAGAGGATTTGGCCGTCAAGCTGGGGTAA
- a CDS encoding DNA cytosine methyltransferase produces MQFTSLEICAGAGGQALGLELAGFGHAALVEIEPPACATLRLNRPSWNVIEGDLRAFDGTPYKGIDLLAGGVPCPPFSKAGKQLGAEDERDLFPEAIRLVDECRPKAVMLENVRGLLDAVFDDYRNKVEKQLKKLGYVPGWKLLNASDFGVSQLRPRVVFVGIRKDFSEKFTWPKGPDAPPLTVGELLHDLMKENGWKGADRWREQASSIAPTLVGGSKKHGGPDLGPTRAKRAWASLGVDGMGLWDEAPPKDFVGMPRLTPRMTARIQGFPDTWLFYGRKTATYRQIGNAFPPPVAKAVAGQIFAALSTNRIFKVA; encoded by the coding sequence ATGCAGTTTACATCTTTAGAAATCTGTGCGGGTGCTGGTGGCCAAGCTCTCGGCTTGGAATTGGCAGGCTTCGGACATGCGGCACTAGTGGAAATAGAACCCCCCGCCTGCGCTACTCTTCGTTTAAACAGACCATCCTGGAATGTCATTGAAGGCGACTTGAGGGCTTTTGACGGTACCCCTTACAAAGGTATTGACCTGTTAGCGGGAGGGGTTCCGTGTCCTCCCTTCTCAAAAGCAGGCAAGCAGCTTGGGGCAGAAGATGAACGCGACCTGTTCCCGGAAGCGATCCGTCTTGTAGACGAGTGCAGGCCCAAAGCTGTGATGCTCGAAAATGTCAGAGGGCTTCTGGATGCAGTATTTGATGACTACCGGAATAAGGTTGAAAAACAGCTTAAAAAACTAGGATATGTTCCAGGCTGGAAACTTCTGAATGCTTCTGATTTTGGAGTTTCTCAGTTGCGGCCTCGCGTTGTATTTGTAGGAATCCGAAAAGATTTCTCGGAAAAATTCACCTGGCCCAAAGGACCTGACGCCCCCCCCTTGACAGTCGGGGAGCTTCTTCATGACCTCATGAAAGAAAACGGATGGAAAGGCGCTGATCGCTGGCGGGAGCAGGCTAGCAGTATTGCCCCCACGCTTGTCGGTGGTTCCAAAAAGCATGGAGGCCCAGATCTTGGCCCAACGCGTGCTAAGCGTGCCTGGGCAAGTCTTGGCGTTGATGGCATGGGGCTTTGGGATGAGGCTCCACCTAAAGACTTCGTCGGAATGCCTCGACTGACTCCCCGGATGACGGCAAGAATCCAAGGCTTCCCAGACACCTGGCTTTTTTATGGCAGAAAAACAGCCACATACCGCCAGATTGGCAACGCATTCCCTCCCCCGGTTGCTAAAGCGGTTGCGGGGCAGATTTTTGCAGCCCTTTCAACCAATCGCATTTTCAAGGTAGCCTAA